One Cydia splendana chromosome 21, ilCydSple1.2, whole genome shotgun sequence genomic region harbors:
- the LOC134801079 gene encoding beta-1,4-galactosyltransferase 7, protein MGYRMCGSKCLFMCLGLTCIVGCYLALLPIENEKLPSPKPVQKHISKLSQKERLAVIVPFRDRFEELLEFVPHMHDFLNRQSIPFHIFVIQQKDNNRFNRASLINVGFLHTKKDFDYIAMHDVDLLPMNDDLKYIYPAANPVHISSPQTHPNYHYSTFIGGILLIRREHFELVHGMSNNYWGWGLEDDEFYLRLKDAGLQVLRPEGITTGTEDTFKHIHDKTYRRRDHRKCYNQREVTRRRDRDTGLHDVTYRVYSEHTVTVDGLEATVVTVELVCDEKRTPWCQCPSTVVKKPEAKAKS, encoded by the exons ATGGGTTATCGTATGTGCGGCTCAAAATGTCTCTTTATGTGTTTGGGACTAACTTGTATCGTAGGTTGTTATTTAGCCTTACTTCCTATAGAAAACG AGAAGCTGCCATCACCTAAACCAGTTCAAAAACATATCTCTAAATTGTCTCAAAAGGAGCGATTAGCAGTAATAGTACCATTTAGAGATCGTTTTGAAGAGCTCCTAGAGTTTGTCCCGCATATGCACGACTTTTTAAACAGGCAATCGATCCCTTTCCACATATTTGTGATCCAGCAGAAGGATAACAACCGTTTCAACCGAGCTTCCTTAATTAATGTGGGTTTTCTACATACGAAGAAAGACTTTGACTATATAGCGATGCATGACGTGGATTTATTACCTATGAATGATGATTTGAAGTATATATATCCAGCTGCAAATCCTGTTCACATATCGTCACCGCAGACGCATCCTAATTATCACTATTCAACATTTATCGGAGGGATCTTGCTGATCAGGCGGGAGCACTTCGAGCTGGTGCACGGCATGTCCAACAACTACTGGGGCTGGGGGCTGGAGGACGATGAGTTCTACTTGCGGCTGAAGGACGCCGGGCTGCAGGTGCTCCGGCCAGAGGGGATCACCACTGGGACTGAAGAtacatttaa ACACATCCACGACAAGACGTACCGCCGCCGTGACCACCGCAAGTGCTACAACCAGCGCGAAGTGACCCGCCGCCGCGACCGCGACACCGGCCTTCACGACGTCACCTACCGAGTGTACAGTGAACATACCGTGACGGTTGATGGGTTAGAAGCTACGGTTGTGACCGTGGAGCTAGTCTGTGACGAGAAGAGGACGCCTTGGTGCCAGTGTCCTAGTACTGTTGTTAAGAAGCCAGAGGCTAAGGCGAAGAGTTAA